A window of the Buchnera aphidicola (Periphyllus koelreuteriae) genome harbors these coding sequences:
- a CDS encoding tetratricopeptide repeat protein, translating to MTILYDINFSKTTVLEVFFSIIEKIKKNFSKNLFLYDLKKKIIKAKKYINNKKTKKDKLKKFLKLFYIHWNFQEISGQYNLSDVLWLNKVLKTRKGTALSLGIILLYFFKKLEIPINPVIFPTQLILKFKLSYKKFLLINPFNGEFLNNNTLELLLKGNINSMAVMHSRYLKTSKSKLILKKILNTLKSALMQENKIELALKISNFLLQMNPKDPYEIRDRGLIYAYLECYSLAKKDLYYFINKCPDDPISDIIKLKINSIKNESVTLH from the coding sequence ATGACAATTTTGTATGATATTAATTTTTCTAAAACAACTGTTTTAGAAGTTTTTTTTTCTATTATTGAAAAAATAAAAAAAAATTTTTCTAAGAATTTATTTTTATATGATTTAAAAAAAAAAATTATTAAAGCAAAAAAATATATTAATAATAAAAAAACAAAAAAAGATAAATTAAAAAAATTTTTAAAACTATTTTATATTCATTGGAACTTTCAAGAAATTTCTGGACAATATAATTTATCAGATGTTTTATGGTTAAATAAAGTTTTAAAAACTCGTAAAGGAACTGCTCTTTCATTAGGAATAATTTTATTATATTTTTTTAAAAAACTAGAAATTCCTATAAATCCTGTAATTTTTCCTACTCAATTAATTTTAAAATTTAAATTATCATATAAAAAATTTTTGTTAATTAATCCATTTAATGGAGAATTTTTAAATAATAATACTTTAGAATTATTATTAAAAGGAAATATTAATTCTATGGCAGTTATGCATTCACGTTATTTAAAAACCTCTAAATCAAAATTAATTTTAAAAAAAATTTTAAATACATTAAAATCTGCATTAATGCAAGAAAATAAAATTGAATTAGCTTTAAAAATTAGTAATTTTTTATTACAAATGAATCCAAAAGATCCATATGAAATTAGAGATAGAGGATTAATTTATGCTTATTTAGAATGTTATTCTCTTGCAAAAAAAGATTTATATTATTTTATTAATAAATGTCCTGATGATCCAATTAGTGATATTATTAAATTAAAAATTAATTCTATAAAAAACGAGAGTGTTACTTTACATTAA